The proteins below are encoded in one region of Halorhodospira halochloris:
- a CDS encoding Rpn family recombination-promoting nuclease/putative transposase: MAELLSPTNDYVFKRLFAEAPDLLVDLINDLRPDLPDIASVEVLNPNIEPNELTGKYIILDVLARDGQGHCYNVEIQVRRYGAWHKRGLFYLARTLGLQLGAGEDYQQLRAAVGLHLLDFDLFTANQAELEQALWRFEMRDERQPEVTLGNILQMNLIELNKADRLGLPEGPLRAWITFFTHWREELTMAKIAHEPVKRAMSRIRELSADEEARRLAFVRERALRDEVSQLNEARQEGRQEANAETARNLIEINALTDEQIAQATGLTQEQVSQLRAEQQG; the protein is encoded by the coding sequence ATGGCCGAACTACTCTCCCCTACTAACGACTACGTCTTCAAACGCCTCTTTGCCGAAGCACCAGACCTGTTAGTAGATTTGATCAACGACCTGCGCCCAGATCTGCCCGATATTGCCAGCGTTGAGGTCCTCAACCCCAATATTGAACCGAATGAGTTAACCGGCAAGTACATAATCCTCGATGTCCTGGCTCGCGATGGGCAAGGGCACTGCTACAATGTCGAGATACAAGTGCGCCGTTATGGAGCTTGGCACAAGCGCGGGCTCTTCTACCTGGCCCGCACACTCGGCTTGCAGCTTGGCGCTGGTGAGGACTACCAGCAACTAAGAGCCGCAGTAGGATTGCACCTGCTTGATTTTGACCTCTTTACGGCAAATCAGGCCGAGCTTGAGCAGGCGCTATGGCGCTTTGAGATGCGCGATGAGAGACAGCCCGAGGTCACGCTCGGGAACATCTTGCAGATGAACCTGATCGAACTTAATAAGGCCGATCGTTTAGGGCTACCTGAGGGCCCGCTGCGTGCCTGGATTACATTTTTCACCCACTGGCGGGAGGAGTTGACCATGGCCAAGATTGCCCACGAACCAGTAAAACGTGCCATGAGCCGCATTCGTGAACTAAGTGCTGACGAGGAAGCCCGCCGGCTCGCTTTCGTCAGAGAACGGGCTCTACGCGACGAGGTTTCGCAGCTCAATGAGGCTAGACAAGAAGGACGACAAGAGGCTAACGCCGAAACCGCCCGAAACCTAATCGAAATTAACGCACTAACCGATGAACAGATCGCCCAGGCAACCGGCTTAACTCAGGAGCAAGTTTCTCAACTGCGTGCTGAACAGCAGGGCTAA
- a CDS encoding IS1380 family transposase — protein sequence MDPVNFRIERTQRVLTGQAGLALVGRALKRFARVEQHIDPKFPVRGAALPNSDILTSYLGLLCQGKSDFEAIESYRSEPFFAASLGLRSVPSCSRLRQRLNEFAAEDGALEAIDEFNVDLLARSRAPIEALDTGHVALDIDVFTMDNSNTRKEGVSRTYAGFDGYSPIAAYLGEQGWCVGLELREGSVHSAAETDYVLERALPRAARLTDEPLLVRMDSGFDSAALYSFMNAFSEKRQATGVAPVEYLVKWNPRKEGVGALIEAALADEDRIWCILRKGKRMALLDECITRRTRDGQNIELRRVSRVVERTIEPGGQYLLMPDYEVEVFLATLDAADVPAWKVVRLYEGHGIHEQFHSEIKTDLDLERLPSRRFRTNDAVLTLAAVAYNLLRLIGQNALLAEDAPVRHRAKRRRLRTVIQEMITVAAMLVSHARQKVLSFGYHCPAYAYFERLYREWSVPG from the coding sequence ATGGACCCGGTTAATTTTCGTATTGAACGTACGCAGCGCGTTCTCACTGGCCAGGCCGGACTAGCGCTTGTGGGGCGGGCGCTCAAGCGCTTTGCCCGTGTTGAGCAGCATATCGACCCGAAGTTCCCGGTCCGTGGGGCAGCGCTGCCGAATAGCGATATACTGACGTCCTACCTAGGGCTTCTTTGCCAAGGTAAGAGTGATTTTGAGGCGATAGAGTCTTACCGTAGCGAGCCATTCTTCGCCGCCTCGCTTGGCCTTCGATCGGTCCCCTCCTGCAGCCGCCTGCGCCAACGACTCAATGAGTTCGCTGCCGAGGACGGTGCGCTGGAGGCGATCGACGAATTCAACGTTGATCTGCTAGCCCGCTCCCGGGCGCCGATTGAGGCGCTGGACACTGGCCATGTGGCACTGGATATCGATGTCTTCACCATGGACAACTCGAACACGCGTAAGGAGGGCGTCTCACGGACCTACGCTGGCTTTGACGGCTATTCGCCAATTGCCGCTTACCTGGGCGAGCAGGGCTGGTGCGTTGGGTTAGAGTTGCGTGAGGGATCGGTACACTCAGCAGCAGAGACGGACTATGTGCTTGAGCGGGCCCTTCCCCGGGCGGCGCGGCTGACCGATGAGCCGTTGCTGGTGCGCATGGACAGCGGATTTGACTCGGCGGCGCTGTACAGTTTTATGAATGCCTTCTCCGAAAAGCGTCAGGCTACTGGGGTCGCGCCGGTGGAATATCTGGTCAAATGGAATCCCCGCAAGGAAGGGGTCGGCGCTCTGATCGAGGCGGCGCTGGCCGATGAAGATCGGATCTGGTGCATTCTACGCAAGGGCAAGCGCATGGCGTTACTCGATGAGTGCATCACCCGGCGCACTCGTGATGGCCAAAACATTGAGCTGCGCAGGGTAAGCCGGGTCGTCGAGCGCACCATCGAACCCGGCGGTCAGTATTTGCTCATGCCCGATTACGAGGTAGAAGTCTTCCTGGCCACGCTGGACGCTGCCGATGTGCCGGCTTGGAAGGTGGTGAGACTCTACGAAGGGCACGGCATCCACGAGCAGTTCCACTCGGAGATAAAAACCGATCTAGATCTGGAGCGGCTGCCCTCGAGGAGATTCAGGACCAACGACGCAGTACTGACGTTGGCGGCTGTGGCCTACAATCTACTGCGCCTGATCGGACAAAACGCTTTGCTTGCCGAAGATGCGCCGGTGCGCCACCGCGCCAAGCGCCGGCGGCTGCGCACAGTAATCCAAGAGATGATCACAGTAGCCGCCATGCTAGTCTCCCACGCTCGCCAGAAGGTCCTGAGTTTTGGCTACCACTGCCCGGCCTATGCCTATTTCGAGCGGCTTTACCGCGAATGGTCGGTGCCCGGCTGA
- a CDS encoding Rpn family recombination-promoting nuclease/putative transposase, whose protein sequence is MAELLSPTNDYVFKRLFAEAPDLLVDLINDLRPDLPDIASVEVLNPNIEPNELTGKYIILDVLARDGQGHCYNVEIQVRRYGAWHKRGLFYLARTLGLQLGAGEDYQQLRAAVGLHLLDFDLFTANQAELGQALWRFEMRDERQPEVTLGNILQMNLIELNKADRLGLPEGPLRAWITFFTHWREELTMAKIAHEPVKRAMSRIRELSADEEARRLAFVRERALRDEVSQLNEARQEGRQEGIKEGRQEANAETARNLIKTNALTDEQIAQATGLTQAEVAQLRSEQQG, encoded by the coding sequence ATGGCCGAACTACTCTCCCCTACTAACGACTACGTCTTCAAACGCCTCTTTGCCGAAGCACCAGACCTGTTAGTAGATTTGATCAACGACCTGCGCCCAGATCTGCCCGATATTGCCAGTGTTGAGGTTCTTAACCCTAATATTGAACCGAATGAGTTAACTGGCAAGTACATCATCCTCGATGTCCTAGCCCGCGATGGGCAAGGGCACTGCTACAATGTCGAGATACAAGTGCGCCGTTATGGAGCTTGGCACAAGCGCGGGCTCTTCTACCTGGCCCGCACACTCGGCTTACAGCTTGGCGCTGGTGAGGACTACCAGCAACTAAGAGCCGCAGTGGGGCTGCACCTGCTCGATTTTGACCTGTTCACGGCAAATCAGGCCGAGCTTGGGCAGGCGCTATGGCGCTTTGAGATGCGCGATGAGAGACAGCCCGAGGTTACTCTCGGGAACATCTTGCAGATGAACCTGATCGAACTTAATAAGGCAGATCGTTTAGGGCTACCTGAGGGCCCGCTGCGTGCCTGGATTACCTTTTTCACCCACTGGCGGGAGGAGTTGACCATGGCCAAGATTGCCCACGAACCAGTAAAACGTGCTATGAGCCGCATCCGTGAGCTCAGTGCAGACGAAGAAGCCCGCCGGCTCGCTTTCGTCAGAGAACGGGCTCTACGCGATGAGGTTTCGCAGCTCAATGAGGCTAGACAAGAAGGGCGACAAGAGGGAATAAAAGAGGGACGACAAGAGGCTAACGCCGAAACCGCCCGAAACCTTATCAAAACTAACGCACTAACCGATGAGCAGATCGCCCAGGCAACCGGCTTAACACAAGCGGAAGTGGCACAACTGCGTTCTGAACAGCAGGGATAA
- a CDS encoding Rpn family recombination-promoting nuclease/putative transposase, giving the protein MTNNHHDPAYKRFFSQPVMIKDLLVEYVGEDWVKELDFSTLEKQNGSYAADDYRDRHDDLIWRVRWGKEWLYVYLLLEFQSDIDHFMAVRMMTYLGLLYQDLIAQGKLTSDGQLPPVLPVVLYNGQRRWSAATDIDSLIERIPGGLSAYRPQMRYMLLDEGALLSKDNSPELHSLVHALFRLEHSRTPDDMRSIVATLSKWLVKPEQRPIRREFAIWIQRVLLRRKPFADSKLFDWEEVQDLEEVNEMLAERMNEWEREWKQEGRLEGRQEGRQEGRQEGLLAGEGKSLLLLLEQKFGKEAAEQYRPRVEQADEPTIQQWLINILTANSIEEVFR; this is encoded by the coding sequence TTGACAAACAATCATCACGACCCGGCCTACAAGAGGTTTTTCTCTCAGCCGGTTATGATTAAGGACCTGCTCGTTGAGTACGTCGGCGAGGATTGGGTAAAAGAGCTCGATTTCTCTACGCTGGAGAAGCAGAACGGTTCCTACGCTGCCGATGACTATCGTGATCGCCACGATGATCTGATTTGGCGCGTGCGCTGGGGCAAAGAGTGGCTTTACGTCTACCTGCTGCTGGAGTTTCAAAGCGACATAGATCATTTTATGGCAGTGCGCATGATGACCTATCTTGGGCTGCTCTATCAGGATCTTATCGCGCAGGGCAAACTAACCAGCGATGGGCAGCTGCCACCTGTACTGCCCGTGGTGCTATATAATGGACAGCGGCGCTGGTCGGCGGCCACCGATATTGATTCTCTGATCGAGCGCATCCCCGGCGGTCTGTCTGCCTACCGGCCTCAGATGCGCTATATGCTTCTCGATGAGGGAGCGCTTCTCAGCAAAGATAACTCACCCGAGTTGCATAGCTTGGTTCACGCCCTGTTCAGGCTTGAACACAGCCGCACGCCGGATGATATGCGCTCTATCGTCGCCACCCTCAGCAAGTGGCTGGTCAAACCGGAGCAGCGCCCTATCCGACGAGAGTTTGCCATCTGGATACAGCGCGTGCTGCTGCGCCGTAAACCCTTCGCTGATTCAAAACTCTTCGATTGGGAAGAAGTGCAGGACCTTGAGGAGGTAAATGAGATGCTAGCTGAACGTATGAATGAGTGGGAGAGGGAGTGGAAACAGGAGGGTCGGCTGGAAGGTCGCCAAGAAGGTCGCCAGGAGGGTCGCCAAGAAGGCCTATTGGCTGGTGAAGGTAAATCCCTTCTTTTGCTACTCGAACAGAAGTTTGGTAAGGAAGCAGCGGAGCAATACCGCCCTAGGGTCGAGCAGGCTGATGAGCCGACAATCCAGCAGTGGCTTATCAATATACTGACCGCTAACAGCATAGAAGAGGTCTTCCGGTAA